One [Clostridium] saccharolyticum WM1 DNA segment encodes these proteins:
- the plsX gene encoding phosphate acyltransferase PlsX, translating to MIRVAVDAMGGDYAPAQMVAGAVEAVNANKEIQVLLVGQEHIVSEELKKHTYQKEQIQVVNASEVIETEEPPVNAIRKKKDSSIVVGMNLVKQKEADAFVSAGSSGAILVGGQVIVGRIKGVERPPLAPLIPTEKGVSLLIDCGANVDARPSHLVQFARMGSLYMEHVVGIKNPRVAIVNIGAEEEKGNALVKETFPLLKECKDIHFTGSIEAREIPHGGADVIVCEAFVGNVILKLYEGVGATLIGKVKSGMMGSFRSKIGALLVKPALKETLKSFDASQYGGAPLLGLNGLVVKTHGNSKAIEVKNSILQCVTFKEQGINDKIRESLRKNEGTPFGHTTMPNKNGQE from the coding sequence ATGATAAGAGTAGCTGTGGACGCCATGGGCGGCGACTATGCACCGGCCCAGATGGTTGCCGGGGCCGTAGAGGCGGTAAACGCGAATAAAGAAATTCAGGTTCTCTTAGTAGGGCAGGAACATATAGTATCAGAAGAGCTGAAAAAGCATACGTATCAAAAGGAGCAGATACAGGTTGTGAATGCGTCAGAGGTAATCGAGACGGAAGAACCTCCGGTTAACGCCATACGAAAGAAGAAAGATTCTTCCATCGTTGTGGGAATGAATCTGGTAAAACAAAAGGAGGCGGATGCATTTGTATCGGCCGGCAGTTCAGGCGCTATACTGGTTGGCGGACAGGTGATTGTCGGACGGATAAAAGGGGTGGAGCGACCACCGCTGGCTCCGCTTATTCCTACTGAAAAAGGCGTTTCCCTGCTGATTGACTGCGGAGCTAATGTAGATGCAAGGCCTTCCCATCTGGTACAGTTCGCCAGAATGGGATCCCTATACATGGAGCATGTAGTGGGGATCAAGAATCCAAGGGTGGCCATCGTCAACATAGGCGCAGAAGAGGAAAAGGGAAATGCGCTTGTAAAGGAGACCTTTCCACTGTTAAAGGAGTGTAAGGATATCCATTTTACCGGAAGCATTGAAGCCAGAGAGATTCCGCATGGCGGTGCAGATGTCATTGTTTGTGAGGCATTTGTGGGCAATGTAATTCTGAAGCTTTACGAAGGAGTGGGTGCGACCTTAATAGGCAAGGTGAAAAGCGGTATGATGGGAAGTTTCAGGAGCAAAATCGGAGCTCTGCTTGTAAAGCCTGCTTTAAAGGAAACCCTAAAATCATTTGATGCATCCCAGTACGGCGGAGCACCGCTTCTGGGGCTGAATGGCCTGGTAGTAAAGACTCATGGGAATTCCAAAGCAATAGAAGTAAAGAACTCCATACTTCAATGCGTAACCTTCAAAGAACAGGGAATTAATGATAAGATAAGAGAAAGTCTTAGAAAAAATGAAGGAACGCCCTTCGGGCATACTACTATGCCCAATAAGAATGGGCAAGAATAA
- a CDS encoding response regulator transcription factor — protein sequence MYRIIIIDDEPLILAGIASLIIWENYECTIIGKATNGPSAYDMIMDLQPDIVITDIRMPVLSGLDLVEKCKESGCNFAFIVLTNLEEFHLVKKALSLGASDYLVKIDLNEEALVTALERAKEAYELQVNKQHRIADRHLRSNQEDLAKTIFRRLFLSHEEVSEIPAELEEQYPAPFVILFSLNPIHIDFEAGGESYDLHSVSRQLIDILGGIAARFFFHYTILEYRQDTFLITASLKGESFSQSIIKDFCQKFSVALKTYFELSAVYGVSRGKEKIAELPQAFSEALTALEFYYFDSSTQVVFYEGQASHISQAKKFNINVFKKELAAFISQNDSEKLASIFEDIITLFRENKPHKEQATSACINIYTYLYSFFETGDDSYQDIFPYTINIAGQLNHFNSLEDILEWLRSFCQKLCRLLNDRKSTRSDKLVDFARCYINEHYMEKLTLADVAEALNISSGHLSNTFKKLTGTTLSDYIAQVKIQHAMELIDTHQYLMYEISDKLGFDNPYYFSKVFKKVTGISPREHENRIIYPTTDEGR from the coding sequence ATGTACCGAATTATTATTATAGACGATGAGCCGCTAATCCTGGCCGGTATCGCTTCCCTGATCATATGGGAAAACTATGAATGTACCATTATCGGAAAGGCAACCAACGGCCCTTCCGCTTATGACATGATCATGGATCTTCAACCGGATATTGTCATAACGGATATCCGTATGCCAGTGTTAAGCGGACTGGATCTGGTAGAAAAATGCAAGGAAAGCGGCTGCAATTTTGCATTTATCGTATTAACCAACCTGGAGGAATTCCATCTGGTTAAAAAAGCTCTTTCATTGGGTGCCTCCGACTATCTGGTAAAAATTGATTTGAATGAAGAAGCTCTTGTAACTGCTTTGGAGCGGGCAAAGGAAGCCTATGAACTGCAGGTCAATAAACAGCATCGAATTGCGGACAGGCATCTTAGAAGCAACCAGGAAGACTTAGCAAAGACCATCTTTCGCCGCCTGTTTCTTTCCCATGAGGAAGTTTCTGAAATTCCGGCAGAACTGGAGGAGCAGTATCCGGCTCCCTTTGTCATCCTGTTTTCCTTAAATCCCATTCATATAGATTTTGAAGCAGGCGGCGAAAGCTATGACCTGCATTCCGTCAGCAGACAGCTTATTGACATACTGGGCGGGATCGCAGCTAGGTTTTTCTTTCATTATACGATTCTGGAATACCGGCAGGATACCTTTCTCATCACAGCATCTTTAAAAGGGGAATCCTTTTCTCAAAGCATTATAAAGGATTTCTGCCAGAAGTTCAGCGTTGCATTAAAAACCTATTTCGAGTTATCCGCCGTTTATGGGGTCAGCAGGGGGAAAGAAAAGATTGCAGAGCTTCCCCAGGCTTTCTCCGAAGCCTTAACAGCACTGGAATTCTATTACTTTGATTCTTCCACACAGGTGGTATTTTATGAAGGACAGGCCTCTCATATCAGCCAAGCCAAAAAATTCAACATCAATGTATTTAAAAAGGAGCTGGCCGCTTTTATCAGTCAAAACGACAGCGAAAAGCTGGCTTCCATCTTTGAGGACATTATCACCCTGTTCCGGGAAAACAAGCCTCATAAGGAACAGGCCACCAGTGCCTGCATTAACATATACACCTATCTGTATTCATTTTTTGAAACCGGGGATGACAGCTATCAGGATATTTTTCCTTATACCATCAACATTGCCGGACAGCTGAATCATTTCAACAGCCTGGAAGACATTCTGGAATGGCTGCGAAGTTTCTGCCAAAAGCTTTGCAGGCTCTTAAATGACCGGAAATCCACCCGTTCGGATAAGCTGGTGGACTTTGCCAGATGCTATATCAATGAACACTATATGGAAAAACTGACCCTGGCTGATGTTGCGGAAGCTTTAAACATCAGCTCCGGCCATTTAAGCAATACGTTTAAGAAGCTGACAGGCACTACCCTTTCCGATTATATTGCACAGGTGAAAATACAGCATGCCATGGAGCTTATTGATACCCACCAGTACCTGATGTATGAAATCTCAGATAAGCTTGGCTTTGATAACCCCTATTATTTCAGCAAGGTATTTAAAAAGGTTACTGGCATATCACCAAGGGAGCACGAAAACCGGATCATCTATCCAACCACAGATGAAGGGAGATAA
- the rnc gene encoding ribonuclease III encodes MSRNLKELEERIGYRFSDRHLMTQAMTHSSYANEHRLNKLECNERLEFLGDSVLEVVSSDCLYHKYPEKPEGDLTKIRASIVCEPTLAYCAESIRLGEYLLLGKGEEATGGRGRASIVSDAMEALIGAIYLDGGFANAKEFILRFIMNDLEHKQLFYDSKTILQEIVQRKTDEPLSYELLREEGPDHNKVFEAQVLIGQEVIGQGTGRTKKAAEQVAAYHGILSLKSMETPLE; translated from the coding sequence ATGAGCAGAAATTTAAAAGAACTGGAGGAACGGATCGGCTACCGTTTTTCGGACAGGCATCTTATGACACAGGCTATGACCCACAGCTCCTATGCCAATGAGCACCGGTTAAACAAGCTGGAATGCAACGAGCGCCTGGAGTTTTTAGGCGACTCTGTTCTGGAAGTGGTTTCCAGTGACTGCCTGTATCATAAATATCCGGAAAAGCCGGAGGGGGATTTAACAAAGATACGCGCCAGCATCGTCTGTGAGCCGACTCTTGCCTATTGTGCGGAGAGTATAAGACTTGGGGAATATCTGCTTTTGGGTAAGGGGGAAGAGGCCACAGGAGGCAGGGGACGTGCGTCGATTGTATCGGATGCTATGGAAGCGCTGATTGGGGCCATTTATCTGGACGGTGGTTTTGCTAATGCAAAAGAGTTTATCCTTCGTTTCATCATGAATGATCTGGAACATAAGCAGCTCTTTTATGATAGCAAGACTATCTTGCAGGAGATCGTACAGAGAAAAACAGACGAGCCGTTAAGCTATGAGCTTTTGCGGGAAGAAGGGCCGGATCACAACAAAGTGTTCGAGGCTCAGGTTCTGATCGGACAGGAGGTTATCGGGCAGGGGACCGGACGGACGAAAAAGGCAGCGGAGCAGGTAGCTGCCTATCATGGAATCCTCAGCCTTAAAAGCATGGAAACACCCTTAGAATAG
- the acpP gene encoding acyl carrier protein → MEFEKLQNIIAEVLNIEPDEVTMNSTFVDDLGADSLDVFQIIMGIEEEFDIEIPTEVAENIVSVSDAVEQIKNALN, encoded by the coding sequence ATGGAATTTGAGAAGTTACAGAACATAATTGCAGAGGTATTAAATATTGAGCCGGATGAGGTGACCATGAACTCCACATTTGTGGATGACCTTGGCGCTGACTCCCTTGATGTGTTCCAGATCATTATGGGCATTGAGGAGGAATTTGATATCGAGATTCCGACAGAAGTGGCAGAAAACATCGTAAGTGTCAGCGACGCAGTAGAACAGATCAAGAATGCTTTAAATTAA
- a CDS encoding anaerobic sulfatase maturase: MPPVNLLIKPASGMCNLRCRYCFYHDITEKRKQGSYGFMSEETLKNVLKKALDHGDTACTIAFQGGEPTLAGLPFFEQAVKLAREYNKKNLEIHFAIQTNGYGLAPEWAEFFAREHFLVGISVDGTIHTHDAYRTGGDGSGTFLNVMKTVDSFNQFDVEYNILTVVNRKTAASIRKIYQYYKKMGFHYLQFIPCLDPLETPSGTMEYSLTPESYGQFLWELFDLWYEDLSAGREIYIRQFYNYLSLLLTGKAESCDMNGFCSIQNVIEADGEVYPCDFFVLDEYKLGNLNNTGFDEINKRRMETGFLSPQKAPNEQCQACSYFPVCRGGCYRHRVMSREEDNLNYFCKSYQIFFDHCLPRLKQAAYWMKKKG, from the coding sequence ATGCCTCCAGTTAATCTTTTAATAAAACCAGCCTCCGGCATGTGCAACTTAAGATGCCGATATTGCTTTTACCATGATATTACAGAAAAAAGAAAGCAAGGCTCTTATGGCTTCATGTCAGAGGAAACATTAAAAAACGTCCTGAAAAAGGCCCTAGACCATGGAGATACCGCCTGTACCATTGCCTTTCAGGGAGGCGAGCCCACACTGGCCGGCCTTCCCTTTTTTGAACAGGCCGTAAAACTAGCAAGGGAATATAATAAGAAAAATCTGGAAATACACTTCGCCATTCAGACTAACGGCTATGGCTTAGCCCCTGAATGGGCGGAATTTTTCGCAAGAGAGCATTTTCTGGTGGGAATCTCCGTGGATGGGACCATACATACCCATGATGCTTACCGGACAGGCGGAGACGGCAGCGGCACATTTTTAAATGTCATGAAAACAGTGGACAGCTTCAACCAGTTTGATGTGGAATATAACATCCTTACTGTGGTGAACCGGAAAACTGCTGCTTCCATTAGAAAAATATACCAGTATTATAAGAAAATGGGCTTTCATTATCTTCAGTTTATTCCCTGTCTGGATCCTTTGGAAACTCCATCAGGAACTATGGAATATTCTCTGACACCGGAATCATACGGGCAATTCCTGTGGGAACTGTTTGACTTGTGGTATGAAGATCTAAGCGCAGGGAGGGAGATTTACATCCGGCAGTTTTACAATTACCTCTCCCTTTTACTGACTGGTAAAGCGGAATCCTGTGACATGAACGGCTTTTGCAGCATCCAAAACGTTATCGAAGCCGATGGAGAGGTATACCCCTGTGACTTTTTCGTTCTGGATGAATATAAGCTAGGCAATTTAAACAATACCGGTTTTGATGAAATAAATAAAAGGAGAATGGAAACCGGCTTTCTTTCTCCCCAAAAAGCACCAAACGAACAATGTCAGGCCTGTTCCTACTTTCCTGTCTGCAGGGGCGGCTGCTACCGCCACCGGGTTATGTCCCGGGAAGAGGATAACCTCAATTATTTCTGTAAATCCTATCAGATTTTTTTTGACCACTGTCTTCCAAGGCTTAAACAGGCAGCATACTGGATGAAAAAAAAGGGGTAG
- the ftsY gene encoding signal recognition particle-docking protein FtsY: MGEKKGFFGKLVAGLQKTRDNIIAGVDSIFSGFSAIDDEFYEEIEEILIMGDLGIQTTMSIMEELRKKVKEQNIKDPLECKQLLMDSIMEQMDLGENAYEFEKQRSVLLVIGVNGVGKTTSVGKLAGQMKDDGKKVIVAAADTFRAAAIEQLSEWAKRAGVDIIAQQEGSDPAAVVFDAVAAAKSRHADILICDTAGRLHNKKNLMEELKKINRIIDKEYPEAYRETLVVLDGTTGQNALVQAKQFMEVADITGIILTKLDGTAKGGIAVAIQSELGIPVKYIGVGEKIDDLQKFNAKEFVSALFHVEEKEEA, encoded by the coding sequence ATGGGTGAGAAAAAGGGATTCTTTGGGAAGCTTGTTGCTGGATTGCAGAAGACAAGGGATAATATTATAGCAGGCGTTGATTCCATATTCAGCGGATTTTCAGCCATTGATGATGAGTTTTATGAGGAAATTGAAGAAATCCTGATCATGGGGGATCTTGGTATTCAGACCACCATGTCCATTATGGAGGAATTGAGAAAGAAGGTAAAGGAACAGAATATTAAGGATCCGCTGGAATGCAAGCAGCTTCTCATGGACAGCATCATGGAGCAGATGGATCTGGGGGAAAATGCCTATGAATTTGAAAAACAACGGTCTGTTCTTTTGGTGATCGGCGTAAATGGAGTGGGTAAGACCACATCAGTGGGCAAGCTGGCCGGTCAGATGAAGGATGACGGAAAAAAGGTCATTGTTGCAGCGGCTGATACTTTCCGGGCGGCAGCCATTGAACAGCTTAGTGAGTGGGCAAAGAGGGCAGGAGTGGACATCATTGCCCAACAGGAGGGCTCTGACCCTGCGGCAGTTGTTTTTGATGCAGTAGCTGCGGCAAAATCCAGACATGCGGACATTTTAATCTGTGATACAGCAGGACGCCTTCATAATAAGAAAAATCTGATGGAAGAGCTTAAGAAAATCAACCGGATCATTGATAAGGAATATCCGGAAGCCTATCGGGAAACCCTGGTAGTGCTGGATGGAACCACGGGACAGAACGCTCTGGTACAGGCAAAGCAGTTTATGGAGGTCGCCGATATTACCGGCATCATCCTGACAAAGCTAGACGGTACCGCGAAAGGGGGAATTGCGGTAGCTATCCAGTCAGAACTGGGGATTCCTGTCAAATACATTGGGGTAGGAGAGAAAATTGATGACCTGCAGAAATTCAATGCAAAAGAATTTGTAAGCGCATTGTTCCACGTAGAAGAGAAAGAAGAGGCGTAA
- the smc gene encoding chromosome segregation protein SMC → MYLKSIEIQGFKSFANKIVFEFHNGITGIVGPNGSGKSNVADAVRWVLGEQKVKQLRSSNMQDVIFSGTELRKPQGFAYVAITLDNSDHHLAIDYDQVTVSRRVYRSGESEYMINGSACRLKDIYELFYDTGIGKEGYSIIGQGQIDKILSGKPEERRELFDEAAGIVKFKRRKLIAQKKLEAEKQNLIRVNDILTELEKQVGPLARQSEAAKEYLRLKEELKRYDVNQFLLETQGIQIQMKENLEKETIVSHDLEDARQASEGIRKEYDVLDTYLAELDEAVSGARNEKNKSSVEMGSLEGRINVLKEQINTEQMNAEHIAARMRSIHGEIQMKMAQEASYEEERSQIAGQVNSAVKELKEAEEMLGSEDELIRSLEQQIEEGKGSIIEILNEKASLSAKQQRYETMLEQVNVRRSEVCQKLLKFKSDESEQDEQLAALQKEADEIDAGIAEGQKAQAFSEGKAEELEGEVKRLNKNLNDKQQEYHTSYTKLESLRNIAERYEGYGGSIRRVMEVRDRIHGIHGVVADLISVPKKYEVAIETALGGSIQNIVTDSETTAKQLIEYLKKNRYGRATFLPLTSIANRDSFRQDRALAEPGVLGLANTLVKADEEYEGLLNYLLGRVVVVDTIDHAIALAKKFQYSFRIVTLEGELLSVGGSMTGGAFKNTSNLLGRKREMEELEGICTKALSDVERLEKELLINEGLLAESREELEKLRTEKQQLYLKQNTVKINIRRIEDKKEEIKESYGDLERENSQLEGQIREVSASQQELLSAVDMLENQNQDTVGVLERLNGQLEKARTDREQYSRNLSSIQLKASGLKQKDDFELENIRRIKEEIHRLEEELTGLSNGTNGSNSIIEEKQKEIEALKSRIQEEMKRSEELEGIISEKSSQKEASSREQKALFQKREELTGRISLLDKELFRLQSQKEKLEEWMESHVNYMWNEYELTYSTAEELRNEEWTSLPEIKRMIQSLKEEIRKLGNVNVNAIEDYKEVSERYGFMKTQHDDLVSAEATLLKIIDELDIGMRKQFEEKFREIRLEFDKVFKELFGGGRGALELVEDEDILEAGIQIISQPPGKKLQNMMQLSGGEKALTAIALLFAIQNLKPSPFCLLDEIEAALDDSNVDRFAKYLHKLTKYTQFIVITHRRGTMVSADRLYGITMQEKGVSTLVSVNLIEEDLES, encoded by the coding sequence ATGTATTTAAAAAGTATTGAAATCCAGGGTTTTAAATCTTTTGCCAATAAGATCGTCTTTGAATTTCATAACGGGATCACCGGCATCGTTGGCCCTAACGGCAGCGGCAAGAGTAATGTTGCGGATGCCGTACGCTGGGTGCTTGGAGAGCAGAAGGTAAAGCAGCTTCGAAGTTCAAACATGCAGGATGTGATTTTCTCCGGTACAGAGCTGAGAAAACCTCAGGGCTTTGCTTATGTTGCCATTACGCTTGATAATTCCGATCACCATCTGGCCATTGATTATGACCAGGTAACGGTTTCAAGGAGAGTTTACCGTTCCGGTGAAAGTGAGTACATGATCAACGGCAGCGCCTGCCGATTAAAGGACATCTACGAATTGTTCTATGATACGGGTATCGGAAAAGAAGGCTATTCCATCATCGGACAGGGACAGATTGATAAGATTTTAAGCGGAAAACCGGAGGAACGGAGGGAACTGTTTGATGAGGCTGCCGGAATTGTGAAATTTAAACGGCGAAAGCTCATTGCCCAGAAAAAGCTTGAAGCAGAAAAGCAGAATCTCATCCGTGTCAATGACATCCTAACGGAACTTGAAAAGCAGGTGGGACCACTTGCACGTCAGTCTGAGGCGGCAAAGGAGTATCTCCGTTTGAAGGAAGAGTTAAAAAGATACGACGTGAATCAGTTCCTGTTGGAAACTCAGGGGATCCAGATCCAGATGAAGGAGAACCTGGAAAAGGAAACCATTGTTTCTCATGATCTGGAAGATGCCAGGCAGGCATCGGAAGGGATCCGAAAAGAGTATGACGTTCTGGATACATATTTAGCAGAGCTTGATGAGGCGGTCAGTGGAGCCAGAAATGAGAAAAACAAATCCAGCGTGGAAATGGGCAGCCTGGAAGGCCGGATTAATGTATTGAAGGAACAGATCAATACGGAACAGATGAATGCAGAACACATTGCCGCACGTATGAGGTCCATTCATGGGGAAATCCAGATGAAAATGGCTCAGGAGGCTTCCTATGAAGAAGAACGTTCCCAGATCGCCGGTCAGGTAAATTCCGCAGTTAAGGAGCTTAAAGAGGCAGAAGAGATGCTTGGTTCCGAGGATGAGCTGATCCGCTCCCTGGAGCAGCAGATTGAGGAAGGAAAAGGCAGTATCATTGAAATCCTCAATGAAAAGGCTTCCCTGTCCGCAAAACAGCAGCGGTATGAAACCATGCTGGAGCAGGTGAATGTACGCCGTTCCGAGGTCTGCCAGAAGCTATTGAAATTCAAAAGCGATGAGTCGGAGCAGGATGAACAGCTGGCAGCACTTCAAAAAGAAGCTGATGAGATTGATGCAGGGATCGCCGAGGGTCAGAAAGCACAGGCCTTCAGTGAGGGCAAGGCAGAGGAGCTGGAAGGTGAGGTCAAGCGGCTCAATAAAAATCTAAATGATAAGCAGCAGGAATACCACACAAGCTATACAAAGCTGGAATCCTTAAGAAACATTGCCGAACGGTATGAGGGCTACGGTGGAAGCATCCGCCGGGTGATGGAGGTAAGAGACCGGATCCACGGTATTCACGGAGTGGTTGCAGATCTGATCTCCGTACCGAAAAAATACGAGGTTGCCATTGAGACGGCTCTTGGAGGAAGCATCCAGAACATTGTTACGGATTCTGAGACTACCGCAAAGCAGTTGATCGAATACTTAAAGAAAAACCGGTATGGTAGAGCCACCTTTCTTCCATTAACCAGCATTGCCAACCGGGATTCCTTCCGCCAGGACAGGGCACTGGCAGAGCCGGGGGTTCTGGGACTTGCCAATACCCTTGTGAAGGCGGACGAGGAGTATGAAGGCCTTTTAAACTATTTGCTGGGCCGCGTGGTGGTAGTGGATACCATTGACCATGCCATCGCCCTTGCAAAGAAATTTCAGTATTCTTTCAGGATTGTAACCCTGGAAGGCGAACTTTTAAGCGTAGGCGGTTCCATGACAGGCGGTGCATTTAAAAATACCAGCAACCTTCTTGGACGAAAGCGGGAGATGGAAGAATTGGAAGGGATCTGTACCAAGGCTCTTTCTGATGTAGAACGGCTGGAAAAGGAACTGTTGATAAACGAAGGTCTCCTTGCGGAAAGCAGGGAAGAACTGGAAAAGTTACGGACAGAAAAACAACAGCTTTATTTAAAGCAAAATACGGTTAAAATAAACATACGCAGGATCGAAGATAAAAAAGAGGAGATCAAGGAATCCTACGGAGACTTAGAACGGGAAAACAGCCAGCTTGAAGGACAGATACGGGAAGTCAGCGCCAGTCAGCAGGAGCTTCTTTCCGCCGTAGATATGCTGGAAAATCAGAATCAGGATACGGTTGGAGTGCTGGAACGTTTAAACGGCCAGCTTGAAAAGGCAAGGACGGACAGGGAGCAGTATTCAAGGAACTTATCATCCATCCAGCTAAAGGCCTCAGGCTTAAAGCAAAAGGATGATTTTGAACTGGAGAATATCCGGCGAATTAAAGAAGAAATCCATCGTCTGGAAGAAGAACTTACCGGTCTTTCAAACGGAACCAATGGTTCCAACTCCATCATTGAGGAAAAACAAAAGGAAATTGAAGCCTTAAAGAGCAGGATCCAGGAGGAAATGAAACGTTCGGAAGAACTGGAGGGGATTATAAGCGAAAAGTCTTCCCAAAAGGAAGCCAGCTCCAGGGAGCAGAAAGCATTGTTCCAAAAGAGAGAAGAGCTTACCGGGCGGATCAGTCTTCTGGATAAAGAATTGTTCCGCCTTCAAAGCCAGAAGGAAAAGCTGGAAGAGTGGATGGAGAGCCATGTCAATTACATGTGGAACGAATATGAACTCACCTATTCCACTGCAGAGGAATTAAGAAACGAAGAGTGGACGTCTCTGCCTGAGATCAAGCGGATGATCCAGTCCTTAAAAGAGGAGATCCGGAAACTTGGCAATGTTAATGTCAACGCCATAGAAGATTACAAAGAAGTTTCAGAGCGATATGGCTTTATGAAGACTCAGCATGATGACCTGGTGTCAGCCGAAGCCACCCTTTTAAAGATCATTGATGAGCTGGACATTGGAATGAGAAAACAGTTTGAAGAAAAGTTCCGTGAAATCCGGCTGGAGTTTGATAAGGTGTTTAAAGAGCTTTTCGGAGGAGGACGGGGGGCTTTGGAGCTGGTGGAGGATGAGGATATCCTGGAAGCAGGAATCCAGATCATATCCCAGCCCCCGGGCAAGAAGCTTCAGAATATGATGCAGCTTTCCGGAGGGGAAAAAGCATTAACTGCCATTGCGCTGCTGTTTGCCATTCAGAACTTGAAACCCTCTCCTTTCTGTCTGCTTGATGAGATCGAGGCAGCCCTTGACGATTCCAACGTGGACCGTTTTGCAAAATATTTGCATAAGCTGACAAAATACACTCAGTTTATTGTCATTACACACCGGCGGGGTACAATGGTTTCTGCTGACCGTTTGTATGGTATTACCATGCAGGAAAAGGGCGTTTCGACCCTTGTTTCTGTAAACCTGATTGAAGAAGATTTAGAAAGTTAA
- the ilvA gene encoding threonine ammonia-lyase, with protein MLTLEKFEEASEVVSKVILETKLVYSEYYSNQTGNKVYFKPENMQYTGAYKVRGAYYKISTLSQEEKAKGLITASAGNHAQGVAYAAKLAGIPATIVMPTTTPLMKVNRTKGYGATVILEGDVFDEACDCANKLAAEKGLTFVHPFNDLDVAAGQGTIAMEIVKELPTVDYILVPIGGGGLCTGVSVLAKMLNPKIKVIGVEPAGANCMQESLRQGKVVELPSVNTIADGTAVKCPGDKLFPYIQENVDEIITIEDSELIVAFLDMVENHKMIVENSGLLTVAALKHMNVENKKVVSILSGGNMDVITMASIVQHGLIQRDRIFTVSILLPDKPGELAKVSALLAKEQGNVIRLEHNQFISINRNAAVELRITLEAFGTEHKNAIMAALTAAGYRPKLVKSKGTYGD; from the coding sequence ATGTTGACATTGGAAAAGTTTGAAGAAGCATCGGAAGTCGTTAGCAAGGTTATCCTGGAAACAAAGCTGGTATACAGTGAGTATTATTCCAACCAGACCGGCAATAAGGTATATTTCAAGCCTGAAAATATGCAGTATACCGGCGCTTACAAGGTGAGGGGAGCTTACTATAAGATCAGCACCCTTTCCCAGGAGGAAAAGGCAAAGGGCCTTATCACCGCCTCCGCAGGAAATCATGCCCAGGGTGTTGCCTATGCGGCAAAGCTGGCGGGAATTCCGGCTACAATCGTCATGCCTACCACCACACCCCTGATGAAGGTTAACCGTACCAAAGGCTATGGTGCAACCGTAATCCTGGAGGGAGATGTATTTGATGAGGCATGTGATTGTGCCAACAAGCTTGCAGCAGAAAAGGGACTGACCTTTGTCCATCCCTTTAATGATCTGGATGTAGCTGCCGGGCAGGGAACCATTGCCATGGAGATCGTGAAGGAGCTTCCTACGGTTGATTATATTTTGGTGCCAATCGGCGGCGGCGGCTTGTGCACCGGGGTTTCTGTTTTGGCAAAAATGCTGAATCCCAAGATCAAGGTTATCGGTGTGGAGCCGGCCGGTGCGAATTGCATGCAGGAATCCCTGCGTCAGGGAAAGGTGGTGGAATTGCCAAGTGTAAACACCATTGCCGATGGCACAGCAGTAAAATGCCCGGGAGACAAACTTTTCCCTTACATTCAGGAAAATGTAGATGAAATCATTACCATTGAAGATTCTGAGCTGATTGTAGCATTTCTGGATATGGTAGAAAATCATAAGATGATCGTTGAAAATTCCGGACTTTTGACAGTTGCAGCTTTAAAGCATATGAATGTGGAAAATAAAAAGGTGGTTTCCATATTAAGCGGAGGAAATATGGATGTGATCACCATGGCCTCCATCGTCCAGCATGGTCTGATTCAGAGAGACCGTATCTTTACCGTATCCATTCTTCTCCCGGATAAGCCAGGTGAGCTTGCAAAGGTATCTGCTCTCCTTGCAAAAGAACAGGGAAATGTCATCCGCCTGGAACACAACCAGTTTATCAGCATCAACCGGAATGCAGCGGTGGAGCTTCGCATCACACTGGAGGCATTTGGAACCGAGCATAAGAATGCCATTATGGCTGCGCTTACGGCGGCGGGCTACCGGCCAAAGCTGGTAAAATCAAAAGGAACTTATGGGGATTAG